Proteins from a genomic interval of Arachis hypogaea cultivar Tifrunner chromosome 10, arahy.Tifrunner.gnm2.J5K5, whole genome shotgun sequence:
- the LOC112717294 gene encoding uncharacterized protein, with translation MDTIMPSEDAFTNAKSKKLFSPCLYSTLFRDFEIQIVILFSIHFLENGVRKASRLSVKEVIALPSNTKIVHPFNKELQPIGQAVGLFSGFLGSLGADYFQFPIYADSWKHVNKAKKEHAYDMIKRIFHYEDDAGGKIKREIMKRIGKNWKGTRHNLYHKCYKEIRTYEENLEHHPKGIKENEWKNFLDYRQKEETKKKCKQNTLNRSKQLYTYTGGSKTLARKKDKVDKEQGRPVGRRELFIMTHKKKIARISIPMREAIANVERQDESSKHLSQNDSLAQVLGKEHPGRVRALGAEPCPTQVFDNAARQSSGSTEPNEEYERRIAELIAKLEREQAKRQSIHKVLGYLVQQQGGNLPAEVAVELAFLDSTPNSSRARPSSFGNHDLQQKF, from the exons ATGGACACTATCATGCCATCGGAGGATGCCTTCACAAATGCAAAGTCTAAAAAATTGTTCAGTCCTTGCCTATATTCCACACTATTCCGTGACTTTGAAATTCAG ATAGTAATTTTGTTTTCCATACACTTCTTAGAGAATGGCGTGAGAAAAGCTTCTAGGCTGAGCGTGAAGGAGGTTATAGCGCTCCCTTCCAATACAAAGATAGTACACCCATTTAACAAAGAGCTGCAACCAATTGGTCAAGCAGTTGGATTATTCAGTGGTTTCTTAGGGAGTTTAGGTGCGGATTATTTCCAGTTTCCCATATATGCAGACAGTTGGAAGCATGTGAACAAAGCTAAGAAGGAACATGCATACGACATGATTAAG CGGATCTTTCACTATGAGGACGATGCCGGAGGAAAAATAAAGCGCGAAATTATGAAGAGGATAGGAAAGAACTGGAAGGGTACAAGGCACAACTTGTATCATAAGTGTTACAAAGAAATAAGGACTTATGAGGAAAATCTTGAGCATCAcccaaaaggaataaaagaaaatgaatggAAAAATTTCCTTGACTATCGTCAGAAGGAAGAAACAAAG AAAAAGTGTAAACAGAACACTTTAAATCGGAGCAAGCAACTTTATACATATACTGGGGGCTCCAAAACATTAGCAAGAAAAAAAGACAAAGTG GATAAAGAGCAAGGAAGGCCCGTTGGTAGAAGAGAGTTGTTTATCATGACTCATAAGAAAAAAATAGCTCGTATATCCATTCCGATGCGT GAAGCAATTGCGAATGTTGAGAGGCAGGATGAATCCTCTAAGCACCTTTCACAAAATGATTCGTTAGCACAAGTTCTCGGAAAGGAGCACCCAGGACGAGTTCGTGCCCTAGGTGCTGAACCATGTCCCACCCAAGTTTTTGATAACGCTGCTAGACAATCGTCGGGTTCTACAGAGCCCAATGAAGAGTACGAGAGAAGGATTGCAGAATTGATAGCTAAGCTAGAAAGAGAGCAAGCGAAGAGACAGTCGATACATAAGGTCTTGGGATATCTAGTCCAACAGCAAGGAGGCAATTTGCCAGCTGAGGTTGCTGTAGAGCTGGCTTTTTTGGACAGTACACCGAACTCATCACGCGCAAGGCCATCTTCATTTGGCAATCATGACCTGcaacaaaaattttga